One Spinacia oleracea cultivar Varoflay chromosome 4, BTI_SOV_V1, whole genome shotgun sequence DNA segment encodes these proteins:
- the LOC110782659 gene encoding 14-3-3-like protein B: MASTKERESFVYIAKLAEQAERYDEMVEAMKNLAKLDVELTVEERNLLSVGYKNVVGARRASWRILSSIEQKEEGKGNEQNVKRIKEYRQKVELELTNICSDIMTVINEHLIPSATAGESTVFYYKMKGDYYRYLAEFKFGNERKEAADQSMKAYESATTTAEAELPPTHPIRLGLALNFSVFYYEILNSPERACHLAKQAFDEAISELDSLNEDSYKDSTLIMQLLRDNLTLWTSDIPEEGEDFQKADGAAKALAGDDAE, encoded by the exons ATGGCTTCCACTAAAGAACGTGAAAGTTTCGTGTACATCGCCAAACTCGCCGAGCAAGCTGAGCGCTACGATG AAATGGTGGAAGCGATGAAGAACCTTGCGAAGCTTGATGTGGAGTTGACTGTAGAAGAAAGGAATTTGCTTTCGGTTGGATATAAGAATGTTGTTGGAGCAAGGAGAGCGTCTTGGAGGATACTGTCCTCGATTGAGCAAAAGGAGGAGGGAAAAGGTAACGAGCAAAATGTGAAGAGAATCAAGGAGTACAGGCAGAAGGTGGAATTGGAGCTGACTAACATTTGTAGTGACATCATGACTGTTATCAATGAGCACCTCATTCCTTCGGCAACCGCTGGGGAATCGACCGTGTTTTACTATAAGAT GAAAGGAGATTACTATAGGTACCTTGCCGAGTTTAAGTTCGGTAATGAGAGGAAAGAAGCTGCTGATCAGTCCATGAAAGCGTATGAG AGTGCCACCACAACAGCTGAGGCTGAGTTACCTCCTACACACCCCATACGCTTGGGTTTGGCTCTCAATTTCTCAGTATTTTATTATGAGATTTTGAATTCTCCTGAAAG GGCTTGCCACCTTGCCAAGCAAGCTTTTGATGAAGCTATCTCAGAACTTGACTCTCTGAATGAGGATTCATACAAGGATAGCACCCTAATCATGCAGCTCCTTAGAGATAATCTCACCTTGTGGACTTCTGACATTCCCGAAGAAGGAG AAGACTTCCAGAAGGCAGATGGTGCTGCAAAAGCACTTGCTGGCGATGATGCAGAG TGA
- the LOC110785622 gene encoding uncharacterized protein: MGSSLSRTRGDSGVGTSGQRIPDSNCDWGSKCNCPNNEHSYSAEYKNNLYLAQKENTSTRNYLEEWFRKREVEPGEEVESKYDDRKPTPSDLRFFGEGDSDEEPSGSDSFDLVYVGECENENGDAVGSPGQLSSGYPSSKKGGKGKKSASASDDA, from the exons ATGGGTTCTTCTTTGTCTAGAACTCGAGGTGATTCTGGGGTGGGAACTTCTGGTCAAAGAATCCCCGATTCCAACTGTGATTGGGGATCCAAGTGCAACTGTCCCAATAACGAGCATTCCTACTCCGccgaatataaaaacaatctgtatttggcccaaaaagaaaatacgagtactcgaaactatttggaagaatggtttcggaagagggaagtggagccaggagaggaggttgagtcaaaatatgacgatcggaaacccactccctcagatctgcgttttttcggtgaaggagattccgatgag GAACCAAGtgggtctgattcatttgatctggtgtatgttggagagtgtgaaaatgagaatggtgatgctgttgggtctccaggacaactttcatctggttatccctcctcaaagaaaggagggaagggaaaaaaatcggcttcagcgtctgatgatgcttag